The genome window CGGTCGTGACCGCGGCGACCGCGGGGGGCGACCGTCTCGCCGCCGTCGAGCTCGTCCAGTCCGATCCCGCGCAGACCACGGCCGAGCTCGAGGCGCTGGGCGTCAAGGAGGTCGTCTCGGAGTTCTCGACGCCGCTGACGAACGAGCCGCGCCGGACGGGGAACATCGCGAACGGCCTGAAGAACATCACCGGCACGCTCGTGCGGCCGGGGGAGACGTTCAGCCTCACCGACGCGCTCGGGCCGGTCGACGCGGCCCACGGCTTCGTGGAGGCGGGTGCGATCGTCAACGGCGAGCACAAGGACGCGTGGGGAGGCGGGCTGTCGCAGGTGTCGACCACGACCTTCAACGCGGCCTACTTCGCCGGCTTCGAGGACGTGGAGCACACGCCGCACAGCGAGTGGTTCCAGCGCTACCCCGAGGGCCGCGAGGCCACGATCTTCACGGGTGTCCTCGACCTGAAGTGGAAGAACAACACGCCGTACGGCGCGCTCGTGCAGGGCTACGTGGCGGACGGACGCGCGTACGTGCGGATCTGGAGCACCAAGCACTTCACGGTCGAGACCTCGAAGAGCGGGCGCTCCGGGGTCGTCAACCCCACGACCGTGTACTCGCAGTCCCCGACGTGCGAGCCGCAGAGCGCCGGCAACCCCGGCTTCACGGTGACGAACACCCGTCGCGTCCTGCTCAACGGCGAGGTCGTCGACACCGAGTCCTCCACCTGGCGGTACAAGCCGCAGAACCGGGTGATCTGCGGCGCGGCACCGACCGCCGCGGCGCCGACGCCGTGACGTCGGCCCCCTGACGCCGGTCCGCCGACGTCAGGCGGGGCCGGCGCGCCGGGGCCGTCGCGCGGGGGGCGGCGGCACGACCTTCGCGCGCAGGACGTCGCCCGCCGGTACGCGGACGTCGCCGCGGCGGGTGCGCACGGTGAGCCCGTCATCGTCGACGGCCAGGACCTCGCCGAGCACGTCGGTGAACGGCGGCTCGCCGCCGTGCAGCGTCCCGGTGAGCGTCCCGGGCGGCAGGTCGTCGCGGCGGCGGCGCACCACGACGCGCGTCCCGGGCGGCCACGCGCGCCACGTGGCCGGGCTCACTCGTCCCGTCCCGTGTCGGGGAGTGGACGGCGGGTCGTGGCGGTGCGCACGTGGGGGATACTAGGTCCGACCGCTGCACCGTGGAGGACACCCGTGACGTACGTGATCGCCGAGCCCTGCGTGGACGTCAAGGACAAGGCGTGCATCGAGGAGTGTCCGGTCGACTGCATCTACGAGGGCAAGCGCTCGCTGTACATCCACCCCGACGAGTGCGTCGACTGTGGTGCCTGCGAGCCGGTGTGCCCCGTCGAGGCCATCTACTACGAGGACGACGTCCCGGAGCAGTGGGCCCCGTACTACGAGGCCAACGTGCACTTCTTCGACGAGATCGGCTCGCCCGGCGGCGCCGCGAAGATGGGCGAGATCGCGCACGACCACCCGATCATCGCCACGCTCCCGCTGCGCGTCCACGGCGAGTGACGCCCGTCCGCGTCGGCCCGGGGGACACGTGGGCCTGCTGACCGGCGCGCTGCCGGACTTCCCCTGGGACTCCCTGGCGCCCGTGACCCAGCTCGCCCGCACGCATCCGGGCGGCGTGATCGACCTGTCCGTCGGCACGCCGGTCGACCCGACGCCGGAGGTCGTGCGCGAGGCGCTGGTGGCCGCCGCGAACGCCCCCGGCTACCCGACGACCCACGGCACGGTCGCGCTGCGGGAGTCCGTCGCGGCGTGGTTCGCGCGGCGGCGCGGCGTGCCGGACCTCGACCCGGACGCGGTGCTGCCGACGCTCGGCTCGAAGGAGCTCGTCGCGTTCCTGCCGTCGCTGCTCGGCCTCGGCGCGGGTGACGTGGTGCTGCACCCTGCGATCGCGTACCCGACGTACGACGTGGGGGCACGGCTCGCGGGTGCCACGCCGCTACCCGCCGACGACCCCGCCGAGCTGCTCGCGCAGCGTGACGACGTCCGCCTCGTGTGGCTGAACTCGCCCGGGAACCCCGACGGGTCGGTCCTGGGCGTCGAGCAGCTGCGGGACGTCGTCCGCGCGGCGCGGGCGGCGGCGACGAGGACGGGACGCCCGGTCGTCGTCGCGTCGGACGAGTGCTACGCCGAGCTGGCCTGGGACGAGCCGTGGGTGAGCGGCGGGGTGCCGAGCGTGCTCGACCCCCGCGTGACGGAGGGTGACCGCACGGGGCTGCTCGCGGTGTACTCCCTGTCGAAGCAGTCGAACCTGGCGGGGTACCGCGCGGCGTTCGTCGCGGGCGACCGGGACCTGGTCCTGGGGCTGCTGGAGACGCGCAAGCACGCGGGCATGATCGTGCCCGCACCGGTGCAGGCGGCGATGACCGTCGCCCTGGGGGACGACGCGCACGTGGCCGAGCAGCGCCGGCGCTACCGGCGTCGCCGGGTCGCGCTGCGCGGTGGGCTCGAGGCGGCGGGGTACGTGGTCGACCGGTCGCACGCCGGGCTGTATCTCTGGGCGCGGCCCGACGGCCCGCCGCAGGACGCGTGGACGACCCTGCAGGACCTGGCCGGCCTGGGTCTGCTCGTCGCGCCCGGCTCGTTCTACGGTGCGGCGGCGGCGGCGCACGTCCGCGTCGCGCTGACCGCGACGGACGAGCACGTCGCGGAGGCCGTCGCCCGTCTCTCCGGGGCGTAGCACCGGCGAGGTCGGGCGCATAGCCGCGCGGGACGTACCGACGTAGATTGACCGCGACCTGTGTGAGGAACCTCACACGGGGCTCAAGGTTCGGTCGCTCATTGGTCAAGGTGCCGCTCCCGCAGGTACCGTCACGTGGGCCGACGATGGTCATCACCGCGCGTCGGCCACCCCACCGGCCCGCACGGCAACCCGCCCGGGCCGGCTGGACCCGCTCGTCGGCGCAGGAAGGAACACCCATGTCGGACGTCGTCACCTCACCGGTGCAGGCCCCCGTCCAGCTCGTGGTCGACGGACAGGTGCGTGACCTGCCCGTGGTGCCTGCCACCGACGGCAACGACGGCATCGTCGTGTCGTCGCTCCTGCGGGACACCGGCATGGTGACCGTCGACCCCGGGTTCATGAACACCGCGTCGTGCGAGTCGCAGGTGACGTACATCGACGGTGACGCGGGGATCCTGCGCTACCGCGGCTACCCGATCGACCAGCTGGCGGAGCACTCCTCGTTCCTCGAGGTCGCGTACCTGCTCATCCACGGCGAGCTGCCCTCGCCGTCGGTGCTCGCCGCGTTCGAGGAGCGGGTCAACCGCCACACGCTGGTGCACGAGGACTTCCGCACGTTCATGGGGACGTTCCCGCGCAACGCGCACCCCATGGCGGTCATGGCGTCCGCGCTCAACGCGCTGTCGACGTTCTACCCCGAGTCGCTCGACCCGTTCGACGACGAGACGGTCGAGCTCGCGACCGTGCTGATCCTGGCGAAGACGCGCACGATCACGTCGTACGTCCACCGCGCCTCCAAGGGCGAGCCGCTGCTGTACCCGGACTACTCGCGCGGCTACGTCGAGGACTTCCTGCGGATGACGTTCGCGGTGCCGTACCAGCAGTGGGACCCGGACCCGATCGTCGTCAACGCGCTCGACAAGCTGCTGATCCTGCACGCCGACCACGAGCAGAACTGCTCGACGTCGACGGTGCGGATCGTCGGCTCGAGCCACGCGAACATCTACGCGTCGGTCGCGGCCGGCATCAACGCGCTGTCCGGCCCGCTGCACGGCGGCGCCAACGAGGCCGTGCTGAAGATGCTCGACCAGGTCAAGGCCAACGGCGGGGACGCGACGGACTTCATGCGCCGCGTGAAGAACAAGGAGGACGGTGTCCGCCTCATGGGCTTCGGGCACCGCGTCTACAAGAACTACGACCCGCGCGCCGCGATCGTCAAGCAGAGCGCGCACGAGGTCCTCGCGGCGCTCGGCGGGTCGGACGAGCTGCTCGACATCGCGATGGGGCTCGAGGAGATCGCGCTGTCGGACGACTACTTCGTCTCGCGCAAGCTCTACCCCAACGTCGACTTCTACACGGGCCTCATCTACAAGGCCATGGGGTTCTCGGAGCGCATGTTCACGCCGCTCTTCGCGCTCGGCCGCATGCCGGGGTGGATCGCCCAGTGGCGCGAGATGATGAACGACCCGCAGACCAAGATCGGCCGCCCGCGCCAGGTGTACACCGGTGCGACCGAGCGGTCGTACGTGCCGGTCGAGCGTCGCTGACCCATCTCCGGCCGGTCGCCGGCCGGGGTCCTCGACGACCGCCTGTCCCCTCGGGGCGGGCGGTCGTCGTGCGTCGGGGTGCGACCGGCCCGGGGGTCAGCCGGCGAGCGTCAGACGAACCTGGCCCGCAGGCAGGGGCGCGGCGCCCGTCGGCTGCCACGTGGGCTCGGCGCGCGACCACGTCGTGCCGGCGACGGTCACGGCTTCGAGCCGGAGCTCCCACGCGACCGCGACGGCCCACTGCGCGAGCGACCAGCCGGCGCGCGCCGGGTCGTCGATCGGCAGCGCGGTCGCCGCGAGGTCGATGGTCGACGGCGTCCCGGCGGCGGCGTCGGCGAGCGTCACCGTCGCCGGGACGTCGCCCAGGTCGCGCACGACGCGCGCGAGCACGGGATCCGGCCCGACGGCGGCGTCGTCGACCGGGCGCAGCATGCAGCGCAGGGCCGCGGGGGAGTGCCCCGTCAGGGCCGAGGCCCACGCGCGCGCCCGCACCTCGTGCTGCGCGTACGCGTCGGGGAACCCGCTGCGCTGCACGGCCTGCGCGGCCTGCGTGACCGGCATGTCCTGGTACCCTGGGACCTTCTCGAGGCCCTCGAAGAACTTGTTCGTCGAGTAGACGGGATCCATGATCTCGTCGACCGTGCCCCAGCCCTGCGACGGGCGCTGCTGGTACAGGCCGACCGAGTCGCGGTCGCCGTAGTCGATGTTGACGAGCCGCGACTCCTGCAGCGCCGTCGCGATGCCGATGGTCACGGCCCGCGCGGGCAGGCCGCGTCGCGTCGCGACCGCCGCCGCCAGCGCGGCGTTCTGCGCCTGGTCGGGAGTCAGGCTCCAGTCCGTGCCGTCGAGGTGGGCGACGCACCGCTCGGCGACGGGTGCCTCCGGGCGCGCGTTGCGCAGCAGCGCGACCACGGCGCCGACGGCCACGGCGAGCAGCACGACGACGAGGATCACCGTCCCCAGCGTGGTCAGCCAGCCGCCGCGGCGACGTCCGCGGGCCACGGCGTCAGTTCGCGTGCAGCGCGGAGTTCAGGTGCACCCCGGCCCCGGACCGTGCCACGGCCTCGACCGCGCCCGTGAGCGAGTTGCGCCGGAACAGCACGTTGTCGGCACCGGCCAGCACGCGTGCCTTGACCACCCGCGCACCGTCGTCGTCCGTCGCGCCCTCGACGTCGAAGCCGACGAGCCGCACCTTCGTCCCCGCCGTGACGTACAGGCCCGCCTCGACCACGCAGTCGTCGCCGAGCGGGATGCCGAGCCCCGAGTTCGCCCCGAGCAGCGAGCGCCGCCCGATCGACACGACCTCGCGGCCGCCACCCGACAGCGTGCCCATGATCGACGCGCCGCCGCCCACGTCCGAGCCGTCGCCCACGACGACGCCGGCGGAGATGCGGCCCTCGACCATGGAGGTCCCGAGGGTGCCTGCGTTGAAGTTGACGAAGCCCTCGTGCATGACGGTCGTGCCGGGTGCCAGGTGGGCGCCGAGCCGCACGCGGTCGGCGTCGGCGACGCGCACCCCCGCCGGCAGCACGTAGTCGACCATCCGGGGGAACTTGTCGACGCCGTACACGGTCACCGGGGTGCCGGTCGCGGCGCGCAGGCGCAGGCGCGTGGCCTCGAAGTCCTCGACCGCGCACGGGCCACGGTCGGTCCACACGACGTTGGGCAGCACGGCGAAGAGCCCGTCGAGGTTCTGCCCGTGCGGCGCGACCAGGCGGTGCGACAGCAGGTGCAGGCGCAGGTAGGCGTCGGCGGTGCTCGCGAGCGGGGCGTCGAGGTCGGCGACGGTCGCCACGAGCGTCACCCGGACGCCGCGGGCCGGGTCCACGCGCTCGCACGCCGCGAGGTCGTCGGCGGCGTGGCGGCGGACGGAGGCGGGGTCGTCGACGTCGAGCGTCGCGGGCGGTGCGCCGAGGGCGGGTGCGGGATACCAGACGTCGAGCGTGGTGCCCGCGTCGGTGACGGTGGCCAGGCCGAGGCCCCAGGCCGTGCGGTCGGTCATGGCGTCCAAGCCTATCGGTGCGCGGAGGGCGGACGCGGACGACGGGCAGGCGCGCACCGCGCGTAGGGTCGCAGACGTGGCTGCCGACGACCTGATCGACCTGTCCGCCGACGTCGTGACGCTCACGCGTCAGCTGTGCGACGTCCCGTCCGTCAGCGGGGACGAGACCCGGCTGGCCGACGCCGTCGAGGCCGCGCTGCGCGCGCACCCGCACCTCGAGGTCCTGCGCGACGGCGACACGGTCGTCGCCCGCACGCACCTGGGCCGCGAGCGGCGCGTCGTCGTCGCAGGGCACCTCGACACCGTGCCCGTCGCCGACAACCTGCCCACACGGCTCGAGGGCGACCTGCTGTGGGGCCGCGGCACGGTCGACATGAAGGGCGGTGTCGCGGTCGCCCTGCACCTCGCCGCCGCGCTCACGGCGCCCGTGCACGACGTGACGTGGGTGTTCTACGACCACGAGGAGGTCGACGCCGACCTCAACGGTCTGGGTCGCGTCGCGGCGCACCACCCGGACTGGATCACGGCGGACTTCGCGGTCCTCGGCGAGCCGAGCAACGGCGGGCTCGAGGGCGGGTGCAACGGCACGCTGCGCGCCGAGGTGCGGCTCCGAGGCGTCGCCGCGCACTCCGCGCGTGCCTGGGTCGGTGTCAACGCCGTGCACGCCGCGGGCGAGGTGCTGCGCCGGCTCGAGGCCTACGAGCCGGCGACGGTCGAGGTCGAGGGTCTGGCGTACCGCGAGAGCCTCAACGCGGTCCTCATCTCCGGTGGGGTCGCGACCAACGTCATCCCGGACGCGTGCGTCGTCACCGTCAACTACCGGTTCGCGCCGTCGCGGGACGTCGACGAGGCCGTCGCGCACGTGCGCGAGCTGTTCACCGGGTACGACGTCGAGATCACCGACTCCGCGCCCGGCGCGCGCCCCGGGCTCGACGCGCCCGCGGCGCAGGACTTCGCCGCCGCGGTGCTCGCGGTCACCGGAGGGCGGGCCGCGCCCAAGTACGGGTGGACGGACGTCGCCCGGTTCAGCGCGCTCGGGGTCCCCGCGGTCAACTTCGGCCCCGGTGACCCGCTGCTCGCGCACAAGGACGACGAGCACGTGCCGGTCGCGCAGATCGAGCTGTGCCACCGCGCCCTGCGGGCGTGGCTGACCGGCACCCAGCCGGAGGACCTGCCGCTCGGCCTGGCCTGACGTCCGCCGTCCGCGCGACGCGGCTCCTCGCCGGGCGCGCATAGGCTCGGGGGATGACCACCGACGACTCCTCGGCACCGGCGCCGGAGTACCGCCGCGGTCCCGTGCTGCTGCGCCGCGACCAGATCCCCGCCATGACCTCCGACCAGCGGCTGCTGTCGCGCGGGGAGGGAGCCGCGTGGCTGCACGACGACCCCTGGCGCGTCATGCGGATCCAGAGCGAGTTCGTCGAGGGGTTCGGGGCGCTGGCGGAGGTCGGGCCGGCGGTCAGCGTCTTCGGCTCGGCGCGGACCAAGCCCGACGACCCCTTCTACGCGCTCGGGCAGGAGGTCGCCCGCGGGCTCGTCGAGGCGGGCTACGCCGTGATCACCGGGGGCGGTCCCGGGATCATGGAGGCCGCCAACAAGGGCGCGGCCGAGGCGGACGGGCTGTCGGTCGGCCTCGGCATCGAGCTGCCGTTCGAGCAGGGCATGAACGAGTGGGTCGACCTCGGCGTCAACTTCCGGTACTTCTTCGCCCGCAAGATGATGTTCGTCAAGTACTCCGAGGGCTTCGTCGTGCTGCCCGGCGGGTTCGGCACCTTCGACGAGCTGTTCGAGGCGCTCACGCTCGTGCAGACCCACAAGGTCACCGGGTTCCCCATCGTGCTGGTCGGCGTCGAGTACTGGTCGGGGCTGCTCACCTGGCTCCGCGACACCGTGCACCCCGCCGGCATGATCGCCGCGGCGGACATCGACATGCTGCAGCTCGTGTCGACCGCGCAGGAGGCCGTCGAGCACGTGGTGCGGCGCGGCGCGGAGCTGCGGGCGCAGGAGCAGGCCGCCGCGCGCGCAGCCGCCCGCGACCAGCGCGCGGCCGCCGCGGCCGGCAAGCACCGGGAACCGACGGGGCGTGACGGTCGCGCCGCGCGCGCCGCGGCGCCGGACGACCCGCAGGCGGACGACGCGCTCGCGGACGGCGGGTGGTGACGAGCGGGCCGCTGCCCGGCGTCCCGGTCGGCGCCGCGCCGCTGCGGCTGCGCGGACGCACGTTCGGGGACGACCACCCGGTCGTCATGGCCGTCGTCAACCGCACCCCCGACTCCTTCTACGCCGCCGCCCGGTACGGCGACGCCACGGTCGACGCGGCCGTCGAGCGGGCCGTCGCGGAGGGCGCCGACGTGCTGGACGTCGGCGGCGTGCGCGCCGGGCGGGGGCCGGCCGTCGACGAGGCCGAGGAGATCGCGCGCGTCCTGCCGGTCGTCGAGCGCGTCCGCGCGCGGCACCCCGACCTGCTGGTGAGCGTCGACACGTGGCGCTCGGGGGTGGCCCGCGTCGTGGCCGACGCAGGCGCCGACCTGCTCAACGACACCTGGGCCGGTCACGACCCCGCGCTCGTCGAGGTCGCCGCCGAGCGCGGGCTGGGCGTCGTGTGCTCGCACACCGGCGGCGCGGTGCCGCGCAGCGACCCGTTCCGCGTCGCCTACCCGGCACCCGACGGTGCCGACCCGCTGGACGGCGTGCTCGCGGACGTCGTGTCCACGCTGACGGCCGCCGCCGCGCGCGCCGTCGCCCTGGGTGTCGACCCCGCCTCGGTGCTCGTCGACGCGACCCTCGACTTCGGCAAGACCACGTGGCACTCGTTGCACCTGCTGAGAAACACCCCGCGAATCGTGCAGATCGGGCACCCTGTGCTCATGGCGATCTCACGCAAGGACCTCGTCGGGGAGACCTTGGGCCTCCCGCCGGAGGAGCGGCTCGAGGGCACCCTGGCGGCGACGGCCGTCGCGGCGTGGCTCGGCGCGCGGGTGTTCCGCGTGCACGACGTCGCGGCGACGCGGCGCACACTGGACATGGTCGCGGCGCTGCGCGCGGAGCGGGCGCCCCTGCGCACGCTGCGGGGGATGCTGTGAGCGCCGAGACGCCGCGCGGCGACGTCGTCGACGGCGACGTGGCGGACGGCGACGCGGTGGTCCCCGGTGACGTGGTGGTCGCGGCGGACGGTGACGAGGCGGGAGCGGCGGAGTCCCGCGCGACGGCCGCCGCGACGGGCCCGGTCGCCTGGTGGGACCGCGTCCGCGGCTGGCCGTGGTGGGTGCACGTGCTCCTCGTGTGGGCCGCCTCGCGCCTGTTCGTGGCCGCCGCGTTCGTCTGGACCGCGACCGTGCAGCAGGAGAACCTGTGGACCGGGGCCAACCCGTCGTACCAGGAGTTCGTCGGTCTGTTCTACGACGCCGGCTGGTACCGGCAGATCGCGGAGGGCGGGTACCCGGCGGAGCTGCCGCGCGACGCCCAGGGACTCGTGCAGCAGAACCAGTGGGCGTTCTTCCCGCTGTACCCGATGCTGGTGCGGGCGCTCATGACGCTCACCGGCGGCTCCTGGGTCGTCCTCGCGCCGACCGTGGCGCTGCTGCTGGGCGGTGCCGCGATGCTCGTCGTGCACGAGGCCGTGCGCCACGGCGCGCCGCGCGCCGTCGCCGCCCGGCCCGGGCTGCCGCTCGCGACCGTCGCGCTGGTCTGCGCGTTCCCCACGGCAGCGGTCCTGCAGGTCGCCTACACCGAGTCGGCCGCTCTCCTGCTGATCGCGGCGTCGCTGCTGCTGCTCGTGCGGCGGCAGTACGCGTGGGCCGCGCTCGTCGTCGTCGCCCTCGGCTTCACGCGCGCGGTCGCGCTGCCCATGGCCGCGGTCGTCGTGGTGCACGCGGGCGTGCGGTGGTGGCGTGCCCGCCGGGGCGAGGACACGTTCGGCCGGCGCGACGGCGCAGGCCTCGCGGCCCTGGCCGCCGCGGCGGGCGTGTCCGGCGTCGCCTGGCCCGCGATCTGCGGCTGGGTGACGGGCGTGCCGGACGGCTACCTGCAGACGCAGGCGGCGTGGCGGGGCGTCCGCGAGGTCGTGCCGTTCTCCGGGTGGACGTACGTGCCGCAGTTCTGGCTGCAGGAGTGGGGGACGCCCGCCATGGTGGCCGGCTTCGCCCTGGTCGCCGCCGTCCTGCTGGTGCCCGCCGCCTGGCGGCTCGGACCGGAGCTGCACGCCTGGTCCGCGGCGTACGTCGTGTACATCCTCGCCGTCATCGAACCGGGGTCCAGCCTCGCCCGGTTCCTGCTCCTCGCGTTCCCGCTCGGTGCGGTGACGGCCGGCGTCGTGCCTCGCCCGCCATGGGCGCGGCGGCTCTGGTTCGGGGCCGTGCTGGTGCTCATGCTCGGGCTCCAGGTCCTGTGGGTCCGGCAGATGTGGGAGTTCAACCCCCACGGCGACTGGCCGCCGTGACCCGTTCGTGCCCCCGGGGCC of Cellulomonas dongxiuzhuiae contains these proteins:
- a CDS encoding putative acetyltransferase, giving the protein MSPATWRAWPPGTRVVVRRRRDDLPPGTLTGTLHGGEPPFTDVLGEVLAVDDDGLTVRTRRGDVRVPAGDVLRAKVVPPPPARRPRRAGPA
- the fdxA gene encoding ferredoxin; protein product: MTYVIAEPCVDVKDKACIEECPVDCIYEGKRSLYIHPDECVDCGACEPVCPVEAIYYEDDVPEQWAPYYEANVHFFDEIGSPGGAAKMGEIAHDHPIIATLPLRVHGE
- the dapC gene encoding succinyldiaminopimelate transaminase, giving the protein MGLLTGALPDFPWDSLAPVTQLARTHPGGVIDLSVGTPVDPTPEVVREALVAAANAPGYPTTHGTVALRESVAAWFARRRGVPDLDPDAVLPTLGSKELVAFLPSLLGLGAGDVVLHPAIAYPTYDVGARLAGATPLPADDPAELLAQRDDVRLVWLNSPGNPDGSVLGVEQLRDVVRAARAAATRTGRPVVVASDECYAELAWDEPWVSGGVPSVLDPRVTEGDRTGLLAVYSLSKQSNLAGYRAAFVAGDRDLVLGLLETRKHAGMIVPAPVQAAMTVALGDDAHVAEQRRRYRRRRVALRGGLEAAGYVVDRSHAGLYLWARPDGPPQDAWTTLQDLAGLGLLVAPGSFYGAAAAAHVRVALTATDEHVAEAVARLSGA
- a CDS encoding citrate synthase; this translates as MSDVVTSPVQAPVQLVVDGQVRDLPVVPATDGNDGIVVSSLLRDTGMVTVDPGFMNTASCESQVTYIDGDAGILRYRGYPIDQLAEHSSFLEVAYLLIHGELPSPSVLAAFEERVNRHTLVHEDFRTFMGTFPRNAHPMAVMASALNALSTFYPESLDPFDDETVELATVLILAKTRTITSYVHRASKGEPLLYPDYSRGYVEDFLRMTFAVPYQQWDPDPIVVNALDKLLILHADHEQNCSTSTVRIVGSSHANIYASVAAGINALSGPLHGGANEAVLKMLDQVKANGGDATDFMRRVKNKEDGVRLMGFGHRVYKNYDPRAAIVKQSAHEVLAALGGSDELLDIAMGLEEIALSDDYFVSRKLYPNVDFYTGLIYKAMGFSERMFTPLFALGRMPGWIAQWREMMNDPQTKIGRPRQVYTGATERSYVPVERR
- the dapD gene encoding 2,3,4,5-tetrahydropyridine-2,6-dicarboxylate N-succinyltransferase; this encodes MTDRTAWGLGLATVTDAGTTLDVWYPAPALGAPPATLDVDDPASVRRHAADDLAACERVDPARGVRVTLVATVADLDAPLASTADAYLRLHLLSHRLVAPHGQNLDGLFAVLPNVVWTDRGPCAVEDFEATRLRLRAATGTPVTVYGVDKFPRMVDYVLPAGVRVADADRVRLGAHLAPGTTVMHEGFVNFNAGTLGTSMVEGRISAGVVVGDGSDVGGGASIMGTLSGGGREVVSIGRRSLLGANSGLGIPLGDDCVVEAGLYVTAGTKVRLVGFDVEGATDDDGARVVKARVLAGADNVLFRRNSLTGAVEAVARSGAGVHLNSALHAN
- the dapE gene encoding succinyl-diaminopimelate desuccinylase, which gives rise to MAADDLIDLSADVVTLTRQLCDVPSVSGDETRLADAVEAALRAHPHLEVLRDGDTVVARTHLGRERRVVVAGHLDTVPVADNLPTRLEGDLLWGRGTVDMKGGVAVALHLAAALTAPVHDVTWVFYDHEEVDADLNGLGRVAAHHPDWITADFAVLGEPSNGGLEGGCNGTLRAEVRLRGVAAHSARAWVGVNAVHAAGEVLRRLEAYEPATVEVEGLAYRESLNAVLISGGVATNVIPDACVVTVNYRFAPSRDVDEAVAHVRELFTGYDVEITDSAPGARPGLDAPAAQDFAAAVLAVTGGRAAPKYGWTDVARFSALGVPAVNFGPGDPLLAHKDDEHVPVAQIELCHRALRAWLTGTQPEDLPLGLA
- a CDS encoding LOG family protein, with amino-acid sequence MTTDDSSAPAPEYRRGPVLLRRDQIPAMTSDQRLLSRGEGAAWLHDDPWRVMRIQSEFVEGFGALAEVGPAVSVFGSARTKPDDPFYALGQEVARGLVEAGYAVITGGGPGIMEAANKGAAEADGLSVGLGIELPFEQGMNEWVDLGVNFRYFFARKMMFVKYSEGFVVLPGGFGTFDELFEALTLVQTHKVTGFPIVLVGVEYWSGLLTWLRDTVHPAGMIAAADIDMLQLVSTAQEAVEHVVRRGAELRAQEQAAARAAARDQRAAAAAGKHREPTGRDGRAARAAAPDDPQADDALADGGW
- the folP gene encoding dihydropteroate synthase produces the protein MTSGPLPGVPVGAAPLRLRGRTFGDDHPVVMAVVNRTPDSFYAAARYGDATVDAAVERAVAEGADVLDVGGVRAGRGPAVDEAEEIARVLPVVERVRARHPDLLVSVDTWRSGVARVVADAGADLLNDTWAGHDPALVEVAAERGLGVVCSHTGGAVPRSDPFRVAYPAPDGADPLDGVLADVVSTLTAAAARAVALGVDPASVLVDATLDFGKTTWHSLHLLRNTPRIVQIGHPVLMAISRKDLVGETLGLPPEERLEGTLAATAVAAWLGARVFRVHDVAATRRTLDMVAALRAERAPLRTLRGML